A region from the Macaca mulatta isolate MMU2019108-1 chromosome 13, T2T-MMU8v2.0, whole genome shotgun sequence genome encodes:
- the TRIB2 gene encoding tribbles homolog 2 isoform X1 — protein sequence MNIHRSTPITIARYGRSRNKTQDFEELSSIRSAEPSQSFSPNLGSPSPPETPNLSHCVSCIGKYLLLEPLEGDHVFRAVHLHSGEELVCKVFDISCYQESLAPCFCLSAHSNINQITEIILGETKAYVFFERSYGDMHSFVRTCKKLREEEAARLFYQIASAVAHCHDGGLVLRDLKLRKFIFKDEERTRVKLESLEDAYILRGDDDSLSDKHGCPAYVSPEILNTSGSYSGKAADVWSLGVMLYTMLVGRYPFHDIEPSSLFSKIRRGQFNIPETLSPKAKCLIRSILRREPSERLTSQEILDHPWFSTDFSVSNSGYGAKEVSDQLVPDVNMEENLDPFFN from the exons ATGAACATACACAGGTCTACCCCCATCACAATAGCGAGATATGGGAGATCGCGGAACAAAACCCAGGATTTCGAAGAGTTGTCGTCTATAAGGTCCGCGGAGCCCAGCCAGAGTTTCAGCCCGAACCTCGGCTCCCCGAGCCCGCCCGAGACTCCGAACTTGTCGCATTGCGTTTCTTGCATCGGGAAATACTTATTGTTGGAACCTCTGGAGGGAGACCACGTTTTTCGTGCCGTGCATCTGCACAGCGGAGAGGAGCTGGTGTGCAAG GTGTTTGATATCAGCTGCTACCAGGAATCCCTGGCACCGTGCTTTTGCCTGTCTGCTCATAGTAACATCAACCAAATCACTGAAATTATCCTGGGTGAGACCAAAGCCTATGTGTTCTTTGAGCGAAGCTATGGGGACATGCATTCCTTCGTCCGCACCTGCAAGAAGCtgagagaggaggaggcagcCAGACTCTTCTACCAGATTGCCTCGGCAGTGGCCCACTGCCATGACGGGGGGCTGGTGCTGCGGGACCTCAAGCTGCGGAAATTCATCTTTAAGGACGAAGAGAG GACTCGGGTCAAGCTGGAAAGCCTGGAAGACGCCTACATTCTGCGGGGAGACGATGATTCCCTCTCCGACAAGCATGGCTGCCCGGCTTACGTAAGCCCAGAGATCTTGAACACCAGCGGCAGCTACTCGGGCAAAGCAGCCGACGTGTGGAGCCTGGGGGTGATGCTGTACACCATGTTGGTGGGGCGGTACCCTTTCCATGACATTGAACCCAGCTCCCTCTTCAGCAAGATCCGGCGTGGCCAGTTCAACATTCCAgagactctgtcacccaaggcCAAGTGCCTCATCCGAAGCATTCTGCGGCGGGAGCCCTCGGAGCGGCTGACCTCGCAGGAAATTCTGGACCATCCTTGGTTTTCTACAGATTTTAGCGTCTCGAATTCAGGATATGGTGCTAAGGAAGTGTCTGACCAGTTGGTGCCGGACGTCAACATGGAAGAGAACTTGGACCCTTTCTTTAACTGA
- the TRIB2 gene encoding tribbles homolog 2 isoform X2, producing the protein MHSFVRTCKKLREEEAARLFYQIASAVAHCHDGGLVLRDLKLRKFIFKDEERTRVKLESLEDAYILRGDDDSLSDKHGCPAYVSPEILNTSGSYSGKAADVWSLGVMLYTMLVGRYPFHDIEPSSLFSKIRRGQFNIPETLSPKAKCLIRSILRREPSERLTSQEILDHPWFSTDFSVSNSGYGAKEVSDQLVPDVNMEENLDPFFN; encoded by the exons ATGCATTCCTTCGTCCGCACCTGCAAGAAGCtgagagaggaggaggcagcCAGACTCTTCTACCAGATTGCCTCGGCAGTGGCCCACTGCCATGACGGGGGGCTGGTGCTGCGGGACCTCAAGCTGCGGAAATTCATCTTTAAGGACGAAGAGAG GACTCGGGTCAAGCTGGAAAGCCTGGAAGACGCCTACATTCTGCGGGGAGACGATGATTCCCTCTCCGACAAGCATGGCTGCCCGGCTTACGTAAGCCCAGAGATCTTGAACACCAGCGGCAGCTACTCGGGCAAAGCAGCCGACGTGTGGAGCCTGGGGGTGATGCTGTACACCATGTTGGTGGGGCGGTACCCTTTCCATGACATTGAACCCAGCTCCCTCTTCAGCAAGATCCGGCGTGGCCAGTTCAACATTCCAgagactctgtcacccaaggcCAAGTGCCTCATCCGAAGCATTCTGCGGCGGGAGCCCTCGGAGCGGCTGACCTCGCAGGAAATTCTGGACCATCCTTGGTTTTCTACAGATTTTAGCGTCTCGAATTCAGGATATGGTGCTAAGGAAGTGTCTGACCAGTTGGTGCCGGACGTCAACATGGAAGAGAACTTGGACCCTTTCTTTAACTGA